Proteins encoded by one window of Salvia splendens isolate huo1 chromosome 7, SspV2, whole genome shotgun sequence:
- the LOC121740958 gene encoding 1-phosphatidylinositol-3-phosphate 5-kinase FAB1B-like isoform X1, which produces MDPPNRTLSDIVKPWIPWQAEPPHVSRDFWMPDESCRVCYECDTQFTLFNRRHHCRLCGRIFCSRCTLNSIPTEPKLPQEDRDRIRVCNYCFKLWEHGLSMPVQNGDLVPDLDQSNPSPSATSFITTCDSSSMPFVSLTNTVGHSPSLAGASLERLTIAPAMNKDLDVGVGLQNLSQDQLNFFACRSDDEDAEFGASHFSSRTSNYSQVNEYFSSVQFDDIASDLNSCKAHPVGDNVDSRTIENYPTQSSSNFLASEEAQQVMDKAAEHDVSDECEAPSSLYVTEDVDLEPVDFENNGVLWLPPEPEDEEDEREAVLFEDDDDVEAAADEEWGCASNSNSFESGENRNNDKTNEQQKKVANSVVDGHFRALVAQLLQVENIPSGDENDEESWLEIITSLSWEAATLIKPDMSKSGQMDPGGYVKVKCLASGCRSESMVVKGVVCKKNVAHRRMISKIEKPRIMILGGALEYHRVSNALSSFDTLLQQEMDHLKMAVAKIEAHYPHILLVEKSVSRHAQEYLLAKNISLILNIKNSLLESIARCTGSKIVPSIDHLSSPKLGYCDSFHVEKFVEEHGSACQAGKKLVKTLMYFEGCPKPLGCTILLRGANGDDLKKVKHVVQYGIFAAYHLALETSFLADEGASLPEIPGNAPITVTLPDKPSKIYRSISTIPGFTVPENEKTPGPLTVDEPHRSVSVPSSELIKLTAPVTPVNEYAKTSDLSAPMSSEYTEPPSFSTEAFQHSLNDHSHWHGSEETGYEEFFWSPNANLLDAERLTATGDCNVSCDFDSDVKIQQGDPFINKHTRSVSLPPSFEVNEGQIIEEQSTLNEDFQPTPSDHQSILVSLSSRCVWKGTVCERSHLFRIKYYGNFDKPLGRFLRDNLFDQNYSCRSCEMPAEAHVQCYTHRQGTLTISVKKLAEILLPGEKDGKIWMWHRCLKCPRANGFPPATRRVVMSDAAWGLSFGKFLELSFSNHAAASRVAGCGHSLHRDCLRFYGFGNMVACFRYASIDVHSVYLPPSKLEFSYEIQEWMQREVNEVVYYAELLFSEVLSALHLLVENKSCSSTLGTGISVPQSAHHLADLEVTLHEEKMEVEEYLRNMVNKEPKKGQPAIDILEINRFRRQLLFRSYVWDHRLIYADSLDNKTLQGDVEVQNTETVQKPALTENILGVPVKTDKSIGMSGSVSANSKTGKGHKHGLSDQQGNHHALALHQRTTSFFSSDLAGTKTTDGSNVVESDRSLRRSLSDGQVPFSLTETLDTAWTGGNDLNFEITKNNNLSYDDKFPNVGLLEKLEQEDHGEDLPSTAFPKNSSNIEETVSWLGVPFKGFYRSLISGTSQKLDTLSDYDPVYISSFQESSLQTGARLLLPVGVNDIVVPVYDDEPTSIISYVLLSGDYVNQLSDETERPRDVVDSLLPMPSLDSLSLPQCHSFHEMMLESSKSFGPGDETFLSFTTSRSSLPLPMDPLLDTKASHARVSFEVDGPLGQVIYTVTCYFAKRFDALRRMCCPSEVDFVRSLSRCKKWGAQGGKSKVFFAKTLDDRFIIKQVTKTELESFTKFAPGYFKYLSESIASGSPTCLAKILGIYQVGSRQQKGGKESKMNFLVMENLLYGRNLSRLYDLKGSSRSRYNPDTSGSNKVLLDQNLIEAMPTSPIFVGNKAKRILERAVWNDTAFLASVDVMDYSLLVGVDEEKNELVLGIIDFMRQYTWDKHLETWVKASGILGGPKNASPTVISPKQYKRRFRKAMTTYFLMVPDQWTSPSSVPSKPHTDLSEDNHSQTMTPAG; this is translated from the exons ATGGATCCCCCAAATAGGACACTCTCTGATATAGTAAAGCCTTGGATCCCTTGGCAGGCTGAGCCTCCACATGTTTCGAGGGATTTTTGGATGCCCGATGAGAGCTGCAGGGTGTGCTACGAGTGTGATACGCAGTTCACCTTATTCAACCGGAGGCATCATTGTCGACTCTGTGGTAGAATTTTCTGTTCCAGGTGTACTTTGAACTCCATTCCTACTGAACCAAAGCTTCCACAAGAGGATCGGGATAGGATTAGGGTGTGCAACTACTGTTTCAAGTTATGGGAACATGGATTGTCAATGCCTGTTCAAAATGGGGACCTGGTTCCTGACCTTGATCAGAGCAATCCTTCTCCATCAGCTACCAGTTTCATCACCACCTGTGACAGCAGTAGCATGCCATTTGTATCATTAACAAACACTGTTGGTCACAGCCCATCCCTAGCAGGAGCGTCTCTTGAAAGACTAACTATTGCACCAGCAATGAATAAGGATCTTGATGTGGGTGTTGGACTCCAGAATCTATCCCAAGACCAGTTAAATTTTTTCGCATGCAG AAGTGATGATGAAGATGCAGAATTTGGAGCATCTCACTTTAGTTCTAGAACAAGTAACTATTCACAGGTTAATGAATACTTTAGTAGTGTTCAGTTTGATGACATTGCAAGTGACCTTAATTCATGTAAGGCTCACCCTGTTGGAGATAATGTCGATTCAAGAACCATAGAAAACTATCCAACACAGAGTAGTTCTAATTTCCTGGCTTCTGAAGAAGCCCAACAAGTTATGGACAAAGCTGCCGAACATGATGTTAGTGATGAATGTGAGGCACCTTCTTCTTTGTATGTGACTGAAGATGTGGATCTTGAACCTGTGGATTTTGAAAACAACGGAGTGCTTTGGCTTCCTCCTGAACCagaagacgaagaagatgaAAGGGAAGCAGTTTTATTTGAGGATGATGACGACGTCGAAGCTGCTGCTGATGAAGAGTGGGGATGCGCAAGCAACTCAAACAGTTTCGAAAGTGGGGAGAACAGAAACAATGACAAAACAAATGAGCAGCAGAAGAAAGTGGCTAACAGTGTAGTTGATGGTCATTTTCGGGCTTTAGTGGCTCAGCTCTTGCAGGTTGAGAATATTCCTTCAGGGGATGAAAATGACGAAGAGAGCTGGTTAGAAATAATCACATCATTATCATGGGAGGCTGCAACATTAATAAAGCCAGATATGAGCAAAAGTGGACAAATGGACCCAGGAGGCTACGTTAAAGTAAAATGTTTGGCTTCTGGGTGTCGAAGTGAGAG TATGGTGGTCAAAGGAGTTGTCTGCAAGAAAAATGTGGCTCATCGCAGGATGATATCAAAAATTGAGAAACCTCGTATAATGATCCTTGGAGGGGCTCTGGAATACCATCGGGTTTCTAATGCTCTTTCAAGCTTCGATACTCTATTGCAACAG GAAATGGATCATCTTAAGATGGCTGTTGCAAAAATAGAGGCACATTATCCCCACATTCTTCTGGTGGAAAAATCTGTTTCCCGACATGCACAGGAATATCTTcttgcaaaaaatatatcactcattttgaatataaaaaattcTCTATTGGAGAGCATAGCCCGGTGCACTGGGAGCAAGATAGTTCCTTCAATTGATCATTTGTCATCCCCAAAATTAGGATATTGTGACAGCTTCCATGTTGAGAAGTTTGTGGAAGAGCATGGTTCTGCTTGTCAGGCTGGGAAAAAACTGGTAAAGACATTGATGTACTTTGAAGGTTGTCCGAAACCACTAGGCTGCACG ATACTCCTACGCGGTGCCAATGGTGATGACTTGAAGAAAGTGAAGCATGTTGTCCAGTATGGAATCTTTGCGGCTTATCACCTTGCCTTGGAGACTTCTTTTCTAGCTGACGAAGGTGCCTCTTTACCAGAGATTCCTGGCAATGCTCCAATCACTGTGACACTTCCAGATAAGCCATCAAAGATTTACAGGTCCATCTCTACTATACCTGGTTTTACGGTCCCAGAGAATGAGAAAACTCCTGGGCCGCTAACCGTTGATGAACCACATAGGTCAGTCAGTGTGCCTAGTTCAGAACTCATTAAACTGACAGCTCCAGTCACTCCTGTAAATGAGTATGCAAAGACTTCTGACCTTTCTGCTCCTATGAGCTCTGAATACACTGAGCCGCCATCATTTTCTACAGAAGCCTTTCAGCACTCACTGAATGACCACTCACATTGGCATGGATCAGAAGAAACAGGCTATGAAGAGTTCTTTTGGTCTCCCAATGCAAATCTTTTAGATGCAGAGAGATTAACTGCTACGGGAGATTGCAATGTCAGTTGTGATTTTGATTCAGATGTCAAAATCCAGCAAGGGGATCCCTTTATCAATAAACATACCAGGAGTGTTTCACTTCCACCATCTTTTGAAGTTAATGAAGGACAAATTATTGAGGAACAATCTACACTAAATGAAGACTTTCAACCTACTCCTTCTGACCATCAGAGTATCCTGGTTTCGTTATCATCACGATGTGTGTGGAAGGGAACTGTCTGTGAAAGATCCCATCTTTTCCGAATCAAATACTACGGGAACTTTGACAAGCCTTTGGGTCGTTTCCTACGAGATAATTTGTTTGATCAG AATTATAGCTGTCGCTCATGTGAGATGCCTGCAGAAGCTCATGTTCAATGCTATACTCATCGACAAGGTACCCTTACAATCTCAGTAAAGAAACTGGCAGAAATTCTCTTACCTGGTGAGAAGGATGGAAAGATTTGGATGTGGCACCGCTGCCTGAAGTGTCCTAGAGCTAATGGCTTCCCTCCTGCAACTCGAAGAGTTGTAATGTCTGATGCTGCCTGGGGACTGTCCTTTGGAAAGTTTTTGGAGCTTAGCTTTTCAAATCATGCTGCTGCTAGCAGAGTTGCAGGTTGCGGGCATTCCTTACATAGAGACTGTCTTCGGTTCTATGG ATTTGGTAACATGGTTGCTTGCTTTCGATATGCATCAATTGATGTTCACTCGGTATACCTGCCACCTTCAAAGCTTGAATTCAGTTATGAAATTCAGGAGTGGATGCAGAGAGAAGTGAATGAG GTGGTTTATTATGCCGAGCTTTTGTTCTCCGAAGTGCTAAGTGCTCTGCATCTTCTGGTAGAAAACAAATCTTGCTCAAGTACGCTCGGTACTGGCATCAGTGTCCCTCAATCAGCTCATCACTTGGCAGATCTAGAAGTGACCTTGCATGAAGAGAAGATGGAAGTTGAG GAGTATCTCCGGAATATGGTGAATAAGGAACCAAAGAAAGGACAACCAGCCATTGATATTCTAGAGATCAATCGATTCCGCAGGCAACTTTTATTTCGTTCTTATGTGTGGGACCACCGCCTGATATATGCAGATAGTTTAGATAACAAGACGCTACAAGGTGATGTGGAGGTTCAAAATACAGAAACTGTTCAGAAACCTGCTCTTACTGAAAATATTTTGGGGGTCCCAGTTAAAACAGACAAATCAATAGGTATGTCTGGTTCTGTATCAGCTAATTCAAAAACTGGGAAAGGCCACAAGCATGGTCTAAGTGATCAGCAAGGCAACCATCATGCTTTAGCACTCCATCAAAGAACTACTTCATTTTTTTCCAGTGATCTTGCTGGAACAAAAACCACAGATGGATCTAATGTTGTGGAATCTGATCGTAGTCTTCGTAGGTCCCTGTCTGATGGGCAAGTTCCCTTTAGTTTGACAGAGACTCTGGATACAGCATGGACGGGCGGAAATGATCTAAATTTTGAGATCACAAAGAACAATAATTTATCTTATGACGATAAGTTTCCCAATGTGGGACTTTTGGAAAAGCTGGAGCAAGAAGACCATGGAGAGGATCTGCCATCCACTGCGTTTCCGAAAAATTCTAGTAATATAGAGGAAACTGTAAGCTGGTTAGGGGTGCCATTTAAGGGTTTCTATAGATCATTGATCTCAGGGACTTCTCAGAAACTGGATACACTAAGTGATTATGATCCTGTGTACATATCATCATTTCAGGAATCCTCACTCCAAACTGGGGCCAGGTTGCTCTTGCCTGTTGGAGTTAATGACATTGTTGTTCCAGTGTATGATGACGAACCTACCAGTATTATATCTTATGTTCTGCTTTCGGGTGATTATGTCAATCAACTATCTGATGAGACAGAGAGACCGAGGGATGTTGTCGATTCTCTGCTTCCTATGCCGTCCCTCGACTCTCTGAGTCTCCCCCAGTGTCACTCTTTCCATGAAATGATGTTGGAGTCTTCAAAAAGTTTTGGACCTGGAGATGAGACCTTTTTATCATTCACAACATCTCGAAGTTCCTTGCCCTTACCCATGGATCCTCTCTTAGACACGAAAGCATCGCATGCCAGGGTGTCTTTTGAGGTTGATGGACCCCTTGGACAGGTAATATACACCGTCACTTGTTATTTTGCAAAGCGTTTTGATGCCTTGAGGAGGATGTGCTGTCCATCTGAAGTTGATTTCGTTAGATCTCTTAGCCGTTGTAAAAAGTGGGGTGCTCAAGGTGGTAAGAGCAAGGTCTTCTTCGCAAAGACTTTGGATGATCGATTCATCATTAAGCAAGTGACTAAGACAGAGCTGGAATCATTCACTAAATTTGCACCTGGATACTTTAAATATCTCTCTGAATCAATTGCCTCTGGAAGTCCAACTTGCCTCGCAAAGATACTTGGAATCTATCAG GTTGGATCCAGACAGCAGAAAGGAGGGAAGGAATCGAAAATGAATTTTCTTGTTATGGAGAACCTTCTTTATGGGAGAAATCTATCTCGGCTTTATGATCTAAAAGGATCCTCTAGGTCACGATATAATCCAGATACTTCTGGGAGCAACAAGGTTTTGTTGGATCAGAATTTGATCGAAGCAATGCCCACTTCTCCAATATTTGTCGGAAACAAAGCCAAGAGAATATTGGAACGAGCAGTTTGGAATGATACTGCTTTTCTTGCT TCTGTAGATGTGATGGATTACTCACTACTGGTTGGTGTGGATGAAGAGAAGAATGAGCTTGTTCTTGGTATCATTGATTTCATGAGACAGTACACATGGGACAAACACCTCGAGACTTGGGTGAAGGCATCAGGCATTCTCGGAGGCCCCAAAAACGCCTCACCAACCGTGATATCTCCGAAGCAATACAAGAGGAGATTCAGGAAAGCCATGACTACCTACTTCTTGATGGTCCCTGACCAATGGACATCTCCTTCATCCGTTCCTTCTAAGCCACACACTGACTTATCCGAAGACAACCATTCACAAACCATGACCCCTGCTGGGTAA
- the LOC121740958 gene encoding 1-phosphatidylinositol-3-phosphate 5-kinase FAB1B-like isoform X2 → MDPPNRTLSDIVKPWIPWQAEPPHVSRDFWMPDESCRVCYECDTQFTLFNRRHHCRLCGRIFCSRCTLNSIPTEPKLPQEDRDRIRVCNYCFKLWEHGLSMPVQNGDLVPDLDQSNPSPSATSFITTCDSSSMPFVSLTNTVGHSPSLAGASLERLTIAPAMNKDLDVGVGLQNLSQDQLNFFACSDDEDAEFGASHFSSRTSNYSQVNEYFSSVQFDDIASDLNSCKAHPVGDNVDSRTIENYPTQSSSNFLASEEAQQVMDKAAEHDVSDECEAPSSLYVTEDVDLEPVDFENNGVLWLPPEPEDEEDEREAVLFEDDDDVEAAADEEWGCASNSNSFESGENRNNDKTNEQQKKVANSVVDGHFRALVAQLLQVENIPSGDENDEESWLEIITSLSWEAATLIKPDMSKSGQMDPGGYVKVKCLASGCRSESMVVKGVVCKKNVAHRRMISKIEKPRIMILGGALEYHRVSNALSSFDTLLQQEMDHLKMAVAKIEAHYPHILLVEKSVSRHAQEYLLAKNISLILNIKNSLLESIARCTGSKIVPSIDHLSSPKLGYCDSFHVEKFVEEHGSACQAGKKLVKTLMYFEGCPKPLGCTILLRGANGDDLKKVKHVVQYGIFAAYHLALETSFLADEGASLPEIPGNAPITVTLPDKPSKIYRSISTIPGFTVPENEKTPGPLTVDEPHRSVSVPSSELIKLTAPVTPVNEYAKTSDLSAPMSSEYTEPPSFSTEAFQHSLNDHSHWHGSEETGYEEFFWSPNANLLDAERLTATGDCNVSCDFDSDVKIQQGDPFINKHTRSVSLPPSFEVNEGQIIEEQSTLNEDFQPTPSDHQSILVSLSSRCVWKGTVCERSHLFRIKYYGNFDKPLGRFLRDNLFDQNYSCRSCEMPAEAHVQCYTHRQGTLTISVKKLAEILLPGEKDGKIWMWHRCLKCPRANGFPPATRRVVMSDAAWGLSFGKFLELSFSNHAAASRVAGCGHSLHRDCLRFYGFGNMVACFRYASIDVHSVYLPPSKLEFSYEIQEWMQREVNEVVYYAELLFSEVLSALHLLVENKSCSSTLGTGISVPQSAHHLADLEVTLHEEKMEVEEYLRNMVNKEPKKGQPAIDILEINRFRRQLLFRSYVWDHRLIYADSLDNKTLQGDVEVQNTETVQKPALTENILGVPVKTDKSIGMSGSVSANSKTGKGHKHGLSDQQGNHHALALHQRTTSFFSSDLAGTKTTDGSNVVESDRSLRRSLSDGQVPFSLTETLDTAWTGGNDLNFEITKNNNLSYDDKFPNVGLLEKLEQEDHGEDLPSTAFPKNSSNIEETVSWLGVPFKGFYRSLISGTSQKLDTLSDYDPVYISSFQESSLQTGARLLLPVGVNDIVVPVYDDEPTSIISYVLLSGDYVNQLSDETERPRDVVDSLLPMPSLDSLSLPQCHSFHEMMLESSKSFGPGDETFLSFTTSRSSLPLPMDPLLDTKASHARVSFEVDGPLGQVIYTVTCYFAKRFDALRRMCCPSEVDFVRSLSRCKKWGAQGGKSKVFFAKTLDDRFIIKQVTKTELESFTKFAPGYFKYLSESIASGSPTCLAKILGIYQVGSRQQKGGKESKMNFLVMENLLYGRNLSRLYDLKGSSRSRYNPDTSGSNKVLLDQNLIEAMPTSPIFVGNKAKRILERAVWNDTAFLASVDVMDYSLLVGVDEEKNELVLGIIDFMRQYTWDKHLETWVKASGILGGPKNASPTVISPKQYKRRFRKAMTTYFLMVPDQWTSPSSVPSKPHTDLSEDNHSQTMTPAG, encoded by the exons ATGGATCCCCCAAATAGGACACTCTCTGATATAGTAAAGCCTTGGATCCCTTGGCAGGCTGAGCCTCCACATGTTTCGAGGGATTTTTGGATGCCCGATGAGAGCTGCAGGGTGTGCTACGAGTGTGATACGCAGTTCACCTTATTCAACCGGAGGCATCATTGTCGACTCTGTGGTAGAATTTTCTGTTCCAGGTGTACTTTGAACTCCATTCCTACTGAACCAAAGCTTCCACAAGAGGATCGGGATAGGATTAGGGTGTGCAACTACTGTTTCAAGTTATGGGAACATGGATTGTCAATGCCTGTTCAAAATGGGGACCTGGTTCCTGACCTTGATCAGAGCAATCCTTCTCCATCAGCTACCAGTTTCATCACCACCTGTGACAGCAGTAGCATGCCATTTGTATCATTAACAAACACTGTTGGTCACAGCCCATCCCTAGCAGGAGCGTCTCTTGAAAGACTAACTATTGCACCAGCAATGAATAAGGATCTTGATGTGGGTGTTGGACTCCAGAATCTATCCCAAGACCAGTTAAATTTTTTCGCATGCAG TGATGATGAAGATGCAGAATTTGGAGCATCTCACTTTAGTTCTAGAACAAGTAACTATTCACAGGTTAATGAATACTTTAGTAGTGTTCAGTTTGATGACATTGCAAGTGACCTTAATTCATGTAAGGCTCACCCTGTTGGAGATAATGTCGATTCAAGAACCATAGAAAACTATCCAACACAGAGTAGTTCTAATTTCCTGGCTTCTGAAGAAGCCCAACAAGTTATGGACAAAGCTGCCGAACATGATGTTAGTGATGAATGTGAGGCACCTTCTTCTTTGTATGTGACTGAAGATGTGGATCTTGAACCTGTGGATTTTGAAAACAACGGAGTGCTTTGGCTTCCTCCTGAACCagaagacgaagaagatgaAAGGGAAGCAGTTTTATTTGAGGATGATGACGACGTCGAAGCTGCTGCTGATGAAGAGTGGGGATGCGCAAGCAACTCAAACAGTTTCGAAAGTGGGGAGAACAGAAACAATGACAAAACAAATGAGCAGCAGAAGAAAGTGGCTAACAGTGTAGTTGATGGTCATTTTCGGGCTTTAGTGGCTCAGCTCTTGCAGGTTGAGAATATTCCTTCAGGGGATGAAAATGACGAAGAGAGCTGGTTAGAAATAATCACATCATTATCATGGGAGGCTGCAACATTAATAAAGCCAGATATGAGCAAAAGTGGACAAATGGACCCAGGAGGCTACGTTAAAGTAAAATGTTTGGCTTCTGGGTGTCGAAGTGAGAG TATGGTGGTCAAAGGAGTTGTCTGCAAGAAAAATGTGGCTCATCGCAGGATGATATCAAAAATTGAGAAACCTCGTATAATGATCCTTGGAGGGGCTCTGGAATACCATCGGGTTTCTAATGCTCTTTCAAGCTTCGATACTCTATTGCAACAG GAAATGGATCATCTTAAGATGGCTGTTGCAAAAATAGAGGCACATTATCCCCACATTCTTCTGGTGGAAAAATCTGTTTCCCGACATGCACAGGAATATCTTcttgcaaaaaatatatcactcattttgaatataaaaaattcTCTATTGGAGAGCATAGCCCGGTGCACTGGGAGCAAGATAGTTCCTTCAATTGATCATTTGTCATCCCCAAAATTAGGATATTGTGACAGCTTCCATGTTGAGAAGTTTGTGGAAGAGCATGGTTCTGCTTGTCAGGCTGGGAAAAAACTGGTAAAGACATTGATGTACTTTGAAGGTTGTCCGAAACCACTAGGCTGCACG ATACTCCTACGCGGTGCCAATGGTGATGACTTGAAGAAAGTGAAGCATGTTGTCCAGTATGGAATCTTTGCGGCTTATCACCTTGCCTTGGAGACTTCTTTTCTAGCTGACGAAGGTGCCTCTTTACCAGAGATTCCTGGCAATGCTCCAATCACTGTGACACTTCCAGATAAGCCATCAAAGATTTACAGGTCCATCTCTACTATACCTGGTTTTACGGTCCCAGAGAATGAGAAAACTCCTGGGCCGCTAACCGTTGATGAACCACATAGGTCAGTCAGTGTGCCTAGTTCAGAACTCATTAAACTGACAGCTCCAGTCACTCCTGTAAATGAGTATGCAAAGACTTCTGACCTTTCTGCTCCTATGAGCTCTGAATACACTGAGCCGCCATCATTTTCTACAGAAGCCTTTCAGCACTCACTGAATGACCACTCACATTGGCATGGATCAGAAGAAACAGGCTATGAAGAGTTCTTTTGGTCTCCCAATGCAAATCTTTTAGATGCAGAGAGATTAACTGCTACGGGAGATTGCAATGTCAGTTGTGATTTTGATTCAGATGTCAAAATCCAGCAAGGGGATCCCTTTATCAATAAACATACCAGGAGTGTTTCACTTCCACCATCTTTTGAAGTTAATGAAGGACAAATTATTGAGGAACAATCTACACTAAATGAAGACTTTCAACCTACTCCTTCTGACCATCAGAGTATCCTGGTTTCGTTATCATCACGATGTGTGTGGAAGGGAACTGTCTGTGAAAGATCCCATCTTTTCCGAATCAAATACTACGGGAACTTTGACAAGCCTTTGGGTCGTTTCCTACGAGATAATTTGTTTGATCAG AATTATAGCTGTCGCTCATGTGAGATGCCTGCAGAAGCTCATGTTCAATGCTATACTCATCGACAAGGTACCCTTACAATCTCAGTAAAGAAACTGGCAGAAATTCTCTTACCTGGTGAGAAGGATGGAAAGATTTGGATGTGGCACCGCTGCCTGAAGTGTCCTAGAGCTAATGGCTTCCCTCCTGCAACTCGAAGAGTTGTAATGTCTGATGCTGCCTGGGGACTGTCCTTTGGAAAGTTTTTGGAGCTTAGCTTTTCAAATCATGCTGCTGCTAGCAGAGTTGCAGGTTGCGGGCATTCCTTACATAGAGACTGTCTTCGGTTCTATGG ATTTGGTAACATGGTTGCTTGCTTTCGATATGCATCAATTGATGTTCACTCGGTATACCTGCCACCTTCAAAGCTTGAATTCAGTTATGAAATTCAGGAGTGGATGCAGAGAGAAGTGAATGAG GTGGTTTATTATGCCGAGCTTTTGTTCTCCGAAGTGCTAAGTGCTCTGCATCTTCTGGTAGAAAACAAATCTTGCTCAAGTACGCTCGGTACTGGCATCAGTGTCCCTCAATCAGCTCATCACTTGGCAGATCTAGAAGTGACCTTGCATGAAGAGAAGATGGAAGTTGAG GAGTATCTCCGGAATATGGTGAATAAGGAACCAAAGAAAGGACAACCAGCCATTGATATTCTAGAGATCAATCGATTCCGCAGGCAACTTTTATTTCGTTCTTATGTGTGGGACCACCGCCTGATATATGCAGATAGTTTAGATAACAAGACGCTACAAGGTGATGTGGAGGTTCAAAATACAGAAACTGTTCAGAAACCTGCTCTTACTGAAAATATTTTGGGGGTCCCAGTTAAAACAGACAAATCAATAGGTATGTCTGGTTCTGTATCAGCTAATTCAAAAACTGGGAAAGGCCACAAGCATGGTCTAAGTGATCAGCAAGGCAACCATCATGCTTTAGCACTCCATCAAAGAACTACTTCATTTTTTTCCAGTGATCTTGCTGGAACAAAAACCACAGATGGATCTAATGTTGTGGAATCTGATCGTAGTCTTCGTAGGTCCCTGTCTGATGGGCAAGTTCCCTTTAGTTTGACAGAGACTCTGGATACAGCATGGACGGGCGGAAATGATCTAAATTTTGAGATCACAAAGAACAATAATTTATCTTATGACGATAAGTTTCCCAATGTGGGACTTTTGGAAAAGCTGGAGCAAGAAGACCATGGAGAGGATCTGCCATCCACTGCGTTTCCGAAAAATTCTAGTAATATAGAGGAAACTGTAAGCTGGTTAGGGGTGCCATTTAAGGGTTTCTATAGATCATTGATCTCAGGGACTTCTCAGAAACTGGATACACTAAGTGATTATGATCCTGTGTACATATCATCATTTCAGGAATCCTCACTCCAAACTGGGGCCAGGTTGCTCTTGCCTGTTGGAGTTAATGACATTGTTGTTCCAGTGTATGATGACGAACCTACCAGTATTATATCTTATGTTCTGCTTTCGGGTGATTATGTCAATCAACTATCTGATGAGACAGAGAGACCGAGGGATGTTGTCGATTCTCTGCTTCCTATGCCGTCCCTCGACTCTCTGAGTCTCCCCCAGTGTCACTCTTTCCATGAAATGATGTTGGAGTCTTCAAAAAGTTTTGGACCTGGAGATGAGACCTTTTTATCATTCACAACATCTCGAAGTTCCTTGCCCTTACCCATGGATCCTCTCTTAGACACGAAAGCATCGCATGCCAGGGTGTCTTTTGAGGTTGATGGACCCCTTGGACAGGTAATATACACCGTCACTTGTTATTTTGCAAAGCGTTTTGATGCCTTGAGGAGGATGTGCTGTCCATCTGAAGTTGATTTCGTTAGATCTCTTAGCCGTTGTAAAAAGTGGGGTGCTCAAGGTGGTAAGAGCAAGGTCTTCTTCGCAAAGACTTTGGATGATCGATTCATCATTAAGCAAGTGACTAAGACAGAGCTGGAATCATTCACTAAATTTGCACCTGGATACTTTAAATATCTCTCTGAATCAATTGCCTCTGGAAGTCCAACTTGCCTCGCAAAGATACTTGGAATCTATCAG GTTGGATCCAGACAGCAGAAAGGAGGGAAGGAATCGAAAATGAATTTTCTTGTTATGGAGAACCTTCTTTATGGGAGAAATCTATCTCGGCTTTATGATCTAAAAGGATCCTCTAGGTCACGATATAATCCAGATACTTCTGGGAGCAACAAGGTTTTGTTGGATCAGAATTTGATCGAAGCAATGCCCACTTCTCCAATATTTGTCGGAAACAAAGCCAAGAGAATATTGGAACGAGCAGTTTGGAATGATACTGCTTTTCTTGCT TCTGTAGATGTGATGGATTACTCACTACTGGTTGGTGTGGATGAAGAGAAGAATGAGCTTGTTCTTGGTATCATTGATTTCATGAGACAGTACACATGGGACAAACACCTCGAGACTTGGGTGAAGGCATCAGGCATTCTCGGAGGCCCCAAAAACGCCTCACCAACCGTGATATCTCCGAAGCAATACAAGAGGAGATTCAGGAAAGCCATGACTACCTACTTCTTGATGGTCCCTGACCAATGGACATCTCCTTCATCCGTTCCTTCTAAGCCACACACTGACTTATCCGAAGACAACCATTCACAAACCATGACCCCTGCTGGGTAA